Genomic DNA from Mycolicibacterium helvum:
CATCGGTGCCTCCGAACTGCGGCTCGGTCATGCCAGACAGCATGCCAGAGTGCGGCCGAACCTAGAAGGGCGGCGCGTCGTCACGGCCAGGCGGGGCCGGGCCGGCCACTGCGCGGGCCGCCGGAGTGCGGTCCCTCCGGTTGCTGGCTCGTTCGGCGGCGATCTGGTGGGCGCGGTTCTGCCGTCGGGTGGTCGGGCGCTTGGGCATCATCGCCGAGCGGTTGCCGCAGCGGTGCACCGTGGGTGGCGGGGTGGACGGTGGGCCCGTGGGTGTCATGAGTGCGGGAAACAGCAAGACACTGCCCGGGGTGGTGACGTAGGTGTCGCCGTCGGGAAGTGTCCAGATCACCGTGCCGTCGGCGAGCTGCTTGTCTTTCCAGCCCCAGAAGGTCTTCAGGATGTGGTGTTCGCGGCACAGGCATTTGAGGTTGGCGGCGTGCGTCGCGCCGAAGGGCCACGGAACGGTGTGGTCGATATCGCAGCCGGTGGCGGGCTTGTCGCAGCCAGGAGCCCGGCACGTGAGGTCGCGGGCCCGCACGAAATCGGCAAGCGCGCGGGAGGGGTGGTAGCCGGGGACCGGCGGCACGTCGACGGGAACGATCAGCGGACGCTGACGAGCCGTCGTCCTGAGTTCGGCCAGCAGTTCCGGTGAGATCAAGTCCCCGGTGTCGAGCAGATGGGCCGGCTTGTTGGCGGCGCCCTCGAGCGTCGCCTGATCGGCAACGACATGGATGACAACTGAGCCTGTCGGGGTTTCAGCTGCCGCACAATCAGATTGGCCGCAG
This window encodes:
- a CDS encoding HNH endonuclease signature motif containing protein, with the protein product MFDAWPVECAEPSSAAAGLFERLVNVSRLENQAAAERLRVIADIFERRRREWGEREDWAVDTWAAVGAEVAAALRLSMGMANSYMNYALAMLRLPAVSAVFEAGDIDCRLFKTVVYRTHLITDSEAMAEVDAELAAVVARWPSMTRRKLATEIDDIVIRRDPDAVRRIQDRGSDRDVEFWESTDGYVELTARLTITDGAALEKRLNVMAKSVCQDDPRTVGQRRSDALGMLGTGVDRLVCRCGQSDCAAAETPTGSVVIHVVADQATLEGAANKPAHLLDTGDLISPELLAELRTTARQRPLIVPVDVPPVPGYHPSRALADFVRARDLTCRAPGCDKPATGCDIDHTVPWPFGATHAANLKCLCREHHILKTFWGWKDKQLADGTVIWTLPDGDTYVTTPGSVLLFPALMTPTGPPSTPPPTVHRCGNRSAMMPKRPTTRRQNRAHQIAAERASNRRDRTPAARAVAGPAPPGRDDAPPF